The genomic region TTGTTCTAAATTCCAATTTTGTTTGTAGGGAATAGTTTCTATCGATTTTAAAAAAGCGTCCAAGGTACACTTATATGCTCCTAAATACTCTACTCCGCGCCCCTGAGGAACTTGTACGACTTGTTGTTGATGCTCAAAAAAATAGAGAATTGGCGATACTCCTACAATTTCAAATGTATATTCCATCTTGACCTCCTAATATCAGTTATCAGTTATCAGTTAGTTGACCTCTTTTCTAGCCACTAGTCACCAGCCACTAGCGATTTACTAGTCACTTATTATTAGCAATCGTTATAGCTGTAATTCTGGTGAGTTGACATCCGAAAAAAGGCGGAGAATGAGCTATATCATGAGGATTATTGAGTTAAAAAATTAGCACCGTTTGCTCTTGAGTGCTAAAAAGCTCCAGATAAAAATTAGCACTGAACTACTTTGAGTGCTAATCTGAAATAGGCGTTATAGTATTTTATCTAAAACATTAAAAAGAGTTGTTCAGTATTTTTAATAACTTTTTTACAATCTTGCAGACAGATTTTTTAGGTGAGCTGGCGGCGCTAACAGCTGCTTGTTTGTGGGCAATATCTTCAGTTATCTACGGACGCATCGGACAACGTATTCCACCACTAGAATTAAATATTCTCAAAGGCGCGATCGCGATCGCCTTACTTGTTTGTACTCTATTGTTACAAAATTCAACATTTACAGATGTTACTCCTACCACTTTAGGCTTACTTCTACTCAGTGGGGTTTTAGGAATTGGTATTGGAGATACAGCGTTCTTTTTTGCCTTAAATTACTTAGGTGCTAGACGCGCCTTGTTAATGGAGACTTTATCACCTCCTCTTGCAGCAATTTTGGCATTGATTTTTCTGCAAGAACAGCTCAGTTTAATTGCTTGGTGCGGCATTCTACTAACTATTCTAGGCGTGGCTTGGGTGATTACAGAGCAAGTCCCCAATTTCTCAGCAAGCTCTGTTCACATACTACATGGTGTTGGTTTTGGAATTTTAGCCGCGATCGCCCTTGCTAGTGGTGCTATCATTTCCCGGATAGTACTGACTACCAGCAATATTAGTCCGTTATGGGCAGCTTTATTACGCTTGTGCGGTGGCGTATTGGTTCTATTACCTTGGAGGTGGTTGAGACAACAACCAAGGCGCTTTAGATTCAGAAGCTTAAATACCAAAATAATCTTAGCAATTTGCGTTGCCGCTTTTGCTGGCACTTACTTAGGAATCTGGCTGCAACAAGTAGCAGTCAAGTTTGCAGTTGTAGGAGTTGCCCTCACGTTGAGCAATACCAGTCCTTTATTTGTTATTCCCATTGTTGTTTGCTTGGGAGAAAGAATCAGTCTTAGAGCAATTTTAGGGGTTTTTATAGCCCTTAGTGGTATAGCTGTACTGTTGTTATCACGTTGAGTAACGCAGGCTACGTTCATTCTTTCTGTTTCAGAGCGAGTCTTGAGTATTTCTGCTATATTTCTTGAGATAAAACTATGAATTTCCGGTAAAGGTTGCCTCTATCTAGAAAATTGTACTTTCAGCAAAAATATCTGCAAGAAAACTGCACCAAATCTGCACCAAATCTGCACAATTGCGGCATAATAAGAAATGAAATCTAGCTAAGTTGTTCTCTACTTCATAAAGAGATCGACAAAGGTCATTAAAACCTGTAAGATGATATCACTAGTTAGCAGTTTGCTCAAATATAAAAATATTATTAAAAAGTATTAATAATATAAATTTAATATTATTTGAGCAAAAACTTAATCATAACGATAGCAGATACAGCTAAATTTTCTTTTTGATTGAAATTTTATTCAAATAAGCTTGCTGTTTAAATACAAGCTTTGGTAAGGTTTTGAGCTGTTCAATCGAACAATATTTATTGAAAGTAGCGGCAACAAGCACCATTTCAGATTGCGATCGCTATGAGAGTTTCAAAGTAGCTTTTTTTACTAAGCAGCGCAGTAATCCTTCTCAAGACAGCGGTAAGCTGCAAAGTTAGGTTGTAATTATTGGATTGAACTTCTCTGTTCTCTGTTCGTCAGTCCAACAGAGAAACTTTGTCAACCAATCTACAAATAGTTAAACAAACCTGGTACGAGGAGCAAAGAACATGGCGACTATTGAAGGAACGTTTTCTGATGACAAACTTTCCGGCAATCTCGATACTGCTGAAAGCGATTTTATTTACGGCTACGATGGCAACGATAAACTTTACGGTAGAGATGGAGATGACTCTCTGTGGGGTGGTAACGGTAACGATAGATTAAAAGGCGGATCGGGTAATGACATACTAGATGGCGGTTACGGAGACGACACTGTATATGGTGGAACAGGTAACGACACTCTATACGGCTTCAACGGTAACGATATCTTATTTGGAGACGGAAATAACGATAACTTAATTGGTGGATTTGGCAACGACGTTCTAGATGGAGGAGAAGGAAACGACATCATTGATGGTGCTGGAGGAGGTGCATACATCGGTAGTTCAGTTAGTCGTGGTGCTAATGAAATAGATGTCTTGACTGGAGGTGCAGGAGCAGATACATTCAGGCTTGAAGGTGGTGCTGGGCGAGATGGTGCAGGTACATCTTACAGATTTGCTGGTAATAACGATTACGCTCTCATTACAGACTTCAATCCTCTTGAAGATACGATCGTTTTAATAAGTATTGATACCTCTGGACCATCATTCATGCAAACACAAGTTACCTATAGTCTAGGTGCAGCACCAAGCGATTTATTCCTACAAGGAACGGGAATTTATGCTGAATTTGCTAACAATCCCGGCACGCAAGAACTGATCGCTATTTTGCATGGAACTACACCAGAGTCAGTTAATATTGGTGGAAGCTACTTCAAATACGTCAGCTAACAACGTATTTCAAAATAAGCTTAAGCTGAAAAATTAATTGCTATTTTGCCAGCTATTTCACTAGATTTTTTAAGTCTTAACTACGGAATAGAACTATTTAACCTACTGAGAAACGCTGACCGAATTTGAATAAATAAGCTTAGAACTGTCCGTATTAACGGCAGTTCTTTTTTGATAAATCTAGTTCCTAGCCATTTTTCTAGGTCTGCCTCTCCCCATTTTTCTGATGTCATCCATAGTATAAGTTCGGCATGATGATGAGTAATAGTTGTTGAGAAGAAAGGGAGTAGGGAGTAGGGAGCAGCGACAAATGGCAAATGACCAATCACCACTTGCTAAAAGGAAAAATAATATGGAGTCGCCATCAATTGAGAGTAATACTTTGCTAGCACTTTCCAATAATTTAGCTGATGCAGTCGAACGGGCAGGTCGTGCCGTTGTTGCTGTAAATGCACGTCACCGTATTCCTTCAACTGGCGTTCACTGGCGCAATGGTATCATCGTTACTGCCGAACACACAGTGAGGCGGGATGAGGAAATTGCTGTCAGGCTACCAGACGATCGCACGGTAGCTGCAACTTTAATCGGTCGAGATTCCAGTACGGATTTAGCTGTACTCAAAATACCAGATGTCCAATTACCTACAGCAGAAATTGGTGATACCAGTACTTTGCAAGTTGGAAACCTAGTATTGGCTGTAGCACGTCCCGGTGAGAACGGGTTGAGTGCTAGCTGGGGGGTTGTTAGCGCTAAAGGTATTGGTATTACACAACGCAATTGGTGTGGCAAACAGACTGAAGGATTGCTCAAATTAGATTTATCACTTTATCCTGGTTTTTCTGGCAGTCCATTAGTAGATGCAAAAGGTTGTGTTGTTGGGATTAATACTGTAGGTCCTCGTAACATGGTGCTAGCCATACCTGTTGCAACTGTTAACCGCGTTATTGACACCTTACTGGAAAAAGGCAAAATTGCAAGAGGCTATTTGGGTTTGGGAATGCAGCCCGTGTTACTACCCGACAATCTGAAAAATGCGTTGAACTTATCCAGTAACGGGGGCGTAATCGTCGTCAATATCGAATCTGATGGTCCCGCCGATCGCGCTGGCGTATTAATTGGTGACGTACTCATTTCCCTTGATGGCAGTTCGATCGCCGATACCGGAGACGTACAGGCAATGCTTGGTTCGGAGTCTGTAGGTAAAACCCTCAACGCACAAGTTATTCGAGGCGGCGCGTTATTAACAGTACCGATCGCGATTGGAGAACGGTAATATGACTACACTAAATGACGAACTAGCAAGTGTTGCCGCAGCTTTGAGCCGTTCTACCGTACAGATACAAGACCGGAGATTTGGCGGCGGTTCTGGTGTAATTTGGCAAGCTGATGGTGTCATTATTACGAATGCTCATGTCGTTAGGAGCGATCGCCCTACAGTTAAACTTGCAGATAATCGGGTACTCGACGCTGTCTGTACTAACCGCGACCGCCTACAAGATTTAGCTGTATTGAAGGTTGATGCTACCGATCTACCAGCTGCTCCCATTGGAGATTCTGACACGTTGCGAGTCGGTCAGCTGGTATTTGCAGTTGGCAATCCACTAGGCATAACAAATGCTTTAACAACTGGGATTATTCACGCTGTCAGTCCCAAGAAACAACCTGGAACCTGGATACAGGTAGATATTCGCTTGAATGCTGGGAATTCTGGCGGCGCTCTTGCCGATACTCAAGGTAAAGTAATCGGTATTAACACGGCGATCGCAGGTGGTTTGGGCTTAGCTATACCCAGCAATATAGTAGAACGTTTCTTACGGCGTGGTACAGTTAAACCTTATCTAGGAGTGACTCTACAGCCTGTGGCAATCGGGCGGAGATACAGGCGCAGGTTAGGTTTATTAATTTTGGCAGTACAAGCAGGTAGTTTAGCTGAATCTGCTGGATTATTAACTGGCGATGTATTGACAGGAGTAGCCGGACGAGGGTTCACTGACATTTCAGATTTAGCCGAAGCTCTTTGGCAGTTTTCCCCAGGCGACTTACTACAACTCAATTTGATTCGTGCTGGCAAATCGGCGATCGCGCAAATCCAAATTCCAGATAAGTCGGGAGCAGTAGCGGCGTGATGCGGGTTCTGGTTGCTGCCACTAATCCGATTGTCCGTGCGGGTTTAGAGAGTATCGTGCGGACAAATCCCGATCTATTGGCAATTGGTAGTTCTGCCGATTCAGCGACCTTAGCTGCGGCGATCGCAACTCATAACCCTGATGTAGTTCTGATCGAGCTGAGTTTACCAGAAGGGGAGTCTGTCAGTGAAAAATTAGTTGCATTATCAGAAGTAGGAGAATTACCAATCGCCATTCTCACCGACACCGAGGATCGCGATCGCCTACCCGAACTGCTTCGTTCTGGTGTCAAAGCCATCTTACCGCGATCGGCATCGGCAGAAGAGATTTTACAAGCTGTAGAAGCTGTTGCAACTGGATTAGTTGTATTGCACGCCGATGCGATCGATATTCTCCTCACTCTTTTACCAATTAGCGAACGAGTTGTAGAAGCAACGACACCACTACAAGCATTAACTTCCCGCGAAATTGAAGTTTTGGGAATGCTCGCTGAAGGTTTAGGCAACAAAGCGATCGCCAAGCGTTTAGGTATCTCGGAGCATACGGTTAAGTTTCACGTTTCCTCTATTTTTAGCAAACTCAACGCTAGCAGCCGTACAGAAGCCGTGACTTTGGGAGCCAGACAAGGATTGATTATGTTGTAATTGGTCGGCTGAAAATACATAACTATTGACTCATAGCTAGGCATATCTATCTACTTCTAGGTAGAAAAAAATGTAAAGAGTCTAACTTGTAGATGAGTAGAAACTCTTACTGTGGTGCGATCGTTATTGTTTCTGGAATCGCTATTGTAGTAACTGTAGATAATAAAAGAACGCACTGGATGGGGGTTACGCCGTTGTGACCCAGAACCATTAGCTGAAGGAGAGCGATGTCAGGCAAATGGACAGTGCAAATATCGGTTCTAAACGGTGTGGAGTTTTTATCGCTTCCTCCACTTCGTTACTACCAAGGGGAGGCGAAACCCTCCATCAGAACGGTCTGAGGTAGTTCACGTTTAGAGTTGGCTTTTATATCTAACTATATGTTAATCATTCAGCCGCTTAGAATGCGATGGTATTCTGAGCGGCTTGCTATTATGAAGTATGCTTTTTATTTGTAGTTACTGTTTGCGTGTCTACTTTAGATTATTCTATTTTTAGAAAATTAGATATAGTTATTCTCAATTGGATGGGGTACATAAGAGCTGTAGAGGCGCAGAGCTGTGCGCTCCTACGAATGTATTTCACCTGTATAGGAAACGCTATATCTAAATTTATGAATTCTTAAAACTTTCTAACTTAAAAACGATTTATTTACATTAGTGTTATGCTAGCTACAAAATAAGTAAGCTAACAATTCTATTAATTTCCGGCATCTTCTAAGGCAAATACTATAATTTAACAAAAGATGTAAACGTTTTTTAAGTTATAAGAATATTTGATTAAATATTTAAAATATGAGAAGTTTAAGATTAATGTACGAAAAACTAAACTAAAAAATTATAAGCAAAACCACAGCATCTAGAAAAATCGGTCTAAGATATAGGCAGTAAAAACCGATGCTTAAAATTACGGTTTTACTCACTGGCAGCTGGTCTTCTCATGCCTAAATTAGAAAAGGAAATACTTCAGAGTAACCAACTTTGAGGAAGCGAGAAAGACAAGCACAGCAGAATCAAGGCTGAAAAGCTAAACAGGAGATTTTTATGACTCAGGCAACAGATCGTCCCTCCCAAGTCACTAAAATGGCTACTGCGATTGCGGGAAACGAAATTAGTAATTCTTTAGAAAAAGCGATCGTGCAAGCTTTAGAAGAAGCGCGTGCTGCGTGCCAAACTTCAGGTGACAGTTCTAACGAATGCGCGGTAGCGTGGGACATTGTGGAAGAACTACAAGCAGAAAGAAGCCATCGTGAAGCGGCTCAACAAAGAAATAGTCTCGATCTCTACTGTATAGAGTATCCAGAATCGCTTGAATGTCTGATTTACGATGTGTAGTTGTAGAGGCGTTCTACGGAACGTCTCAAACTCTCATATAGTAGCGATATTCGTCGCTACCGACAATCTGAAATCCCAATCGTTCGTAAAGCTTTCTTGCAGGATTTACTTTAATAACGTTAAGGCGCACCTGAATTCCTCTACTTTTACCTAATTCTAAAAGTTCGCCAATGAGTTGAGTACCTAATCCTCTATTTTGGTAATCAGGTGATATGGCAATGTAGTCAAGGAAGAGAAAATCGCCTTTATCCTCGATCGCAATACAACCAATTTCTTTTTCCTCAAGACACAAAATTTCAAAAGGCGACTCGTCCAGGTTTTGGTGGGACTGACGAAACAGCTCTACTTGCTGTTGGTCGTCCCAGCCCCAAGTTTGTTCGACATACAGCCGAAAAGTCTGCTGGTGCAAGTCATGCAAAAAATCATAATCTGCCTGCGTTGCTTGCCGACGCTGGATGTCTTTCATACTTTTTAAGTTAGCCTGTAGCGCGATCGATCTGCCCTACTTCTTCCGAAGATAATTGAATTTGAGCAGATTTGACCGAATCCTCGATACTACTTGCTTTACTCGCACCAGGAATAGGCACTACACAAGGAGATTTTGCCCGCAGCCATGCTAAGACGATCGCGTAGACAGAGACACTCTTCGTTTTAGCTAATTGAGCGATCGCGGGGATGTCTGGTAAGCTAGCAACGCGACGGCTACCCCCTAAAGGACTCCACGGCAAAAAGGTTAAACCCTCACGTTCGCAATACTCCAATACTCCATCTGTCTCTGGTTGTCGCTGCCAGGGATTGTATTGGTTTTGGACGGAGACGATATCAACCACGTCGCGAGCGCGTTTAATCTGTTCTACAGAGAAATTAGAGACACCAACATACCGGATCGTTCCTGCTGCAACGGCTTCTTTAGCAGGTGTGAGTGATTCTTCAATTGTATAGTTTGGATCTGGGGCGTGATATTGCCAGAGATCGATTGGTTTTTCTCCTCCGAAAGCCTCAAAACTAATCCGAATCGTCTCTCGCAAGTGGTCTGGATTACCATTGCGCGTCCAACTTCCACCAGGACGCATTAAACCGCCTTTGGTAGCAACAACTACGTTACTCGCATCACCCTGATATTGTTGCAACGCTTGATGAATTAAACGCTCGTTATGGTGTTTATCTGACTCATCTTTGCAATAGGAGTCAGCCGTATCAATTAGAGTTACACCCAAATCCAAAGCGCGATGAATAGTCTCAATTGCTTGTGTTTCTGGTGGTCTGCTACTCAAAGACATTGGCATTCCACCGAGACCGATAGCGCTGATGGTGACACCAGTATTCCCTAGTTGTTTTGTTTCCATCACTTGAGATTCCGTGACTTGTTCCTCTCGCCCATTCTATCTTTCTGCACAGAAGTTGGTGGCGATCGCGCCAGCAGGATGCATTATTTAACGCACCCTACTAATAAAGCCAATTCTAACCATTTCCAATAACAGTCAACATCTATAAAACAAATTTCTCGCAACCATTTGAGCTGAGTTTCAACATCTAATAATATATTTGATGGATCGTCTGGCTCATCTGCAATTCCGATCGCCTGACGAAAGCGATCGTGCAAGTTTTGAGTTGGAGAAGCAACATGCTCTAAATTGCAAAAAACTCCACCTGGTGCTAAGAGAGAAAAGATTTCTTCATATAAAGAACGTTTGCGATCGTGCGTTAAATGATGAATCGCAAAGCTAGAAACAACAGCATCAAATTGACCTAAAGCTGGTAAAGGTTCATCTAAATTATGAGCTATGATTTCTACTGTTTCATCTCCAGCAAAACGCTGACGCGCTGCTTCTAGCATTGTAGGAGAAAAGTCGATCGCCACACTTTGAACTTGCGGACGATCGATTTTTAACAACCCTAGTAAACGACCATCCCCCGTCCCCAAATCGAGAATTCGCTCTACAGTTTTTGGCACCTGTTCCAACAACACGCCTTCTCCCTCAGTCCGATGGGGAATTTTATCTGCTTTGGCGAGATACCACAAAACGTGGTCAGCATTAGTCCAGAGATTGGTCTGCGTCATCGTTTGAGGAATAAGGGGTAGAGGGAAGTCAAAAGTCAAAAGTCAAAAGTCAAAAATCAGAAGTCAGAAATTAACATTTTACCTCTCAGCACTAGCCTTTTACCCTTCTTACTCCTCACTCCTCACTCCTTATCCCTCACTCCTCACTCCTTATCCCTCACTCCTCACTCTAAACTTATAGATTAT from Chroococcidiopsis sp. SAG 2025 harbors:
- a CDS encoding DMT family transporter, with product MQTDFLGELAALTAACLWAISSVIYGRIGQRIPPLELNILKGAIAIALLVCTLLLQNSTFTDVTPTTLGLLLLSGVLGIGIGDTAFFFALNYLGARRALLMETLSPPLAAILALIFLQEQLSLIAWCGILLTILGVAWVITEQVPNFSASSVHILHGVGFGILAAIALASGAIISRIVLTTSNISPLWAALLRLCGGVLVLLPWRWLRQQPRRFRFRSLNTKIILAICVAAFAGTYLGIWLQQVAVKFAVVGVALTLSNTSPLFVIPIVVCLGERISLRAILGVFIALSGIAVLLLSR
- a CDS encoding calcium-binding protein — encoded protein: MATIEGTFSDDKLSGNLDTAESDFIYGYDGNDKLYGRDGDDSLWGGNGNDRLKGGSGNDILDGGYGDDTVYGGTGNDTLYGFNGNDILFGDGNNDNLIGGFGNDVLDGGEGNDIIDGAGGGAYIGSSVSRGANEIDVLTGGAGADTFRLEGGAGRDGAGTSYRFAGNNDYALITDFNPLEDTIVLISIDTSGPSFMQTQVTYSLGAAPSDLFLQGTGIYAEFANNPGTQELIAILHGTTPESVNIGGSYFKYVS
- a CDS encoding S1C family serine protease, with amino-acid sequence MESPSIESNTLLALSNNLADAVERAGRAVVAVNARHRIPSTGVHWRNGIIVTAEHTVRRDEEIAVRLPDDRTVAATLIGRDSSTDLAVLKIPDVQLPTAEIGDTSTLQVGNLVLAVARPGENGLSASWGVVSAKGIGITQRNWCGKQTEGLLKLDLSLYPGFSGSPLVDAKGCVVGINTVGPRNMVLAIPVATVNRVIDTLLEKGKIARGYLGLGMQPVLLPDNLKNALNLSSNGGVIVVNIESDGPADRAGVLIGDVLISLDGSSIADTGDVQAMLGSESVGKTLNAQVIRGGALLTVPIAIGER
- a CDS encoding S1C family serine protease, coding for MTTLNDELASVAAALSRSTVQIQDRRFGGGSGVIWQADGVIITNAHVVRSDRPTVKLADNRVLDAVCTNRDRLQDLAVLKVDATDLPAAPIGDSDTLRVGQLVFAVGNPLGITNALTTGIIHAVSPKKQPGTWIQVDIRLNAGNSGGALADTQGKVIGINTAIAGGLGLAIPSNIVERFLRRGTVKPYLGVTLQPVAIGRRYRRRLGLLILAVQAGSLAESAGLLTGDVLTGVAGRGFTDISDLAEALWQFSPGDLLQLNLIRAGKSAIAQIQIPDKSGAVAA
- a CDS encoding response regulator transcription factor; this encodes MRVLVAATNPIVRAGLESIVRTNPDLLAIGSSADSATLAAAIATHNPDVVLIELSLPEGESVSEKLVALSEVGELPIAILTDTEDRDRLPELLRSGVKAILPRSASAEEILQAVEAVATGLVVLHADAIDILLTLLPISERVVEATTPLQALTSREIEVLGMLAEGLGNKAIAKRLGISEHTVKFHVSSIFSKLNASSRTEAVTLGARQGLIML
- a CDS encoding Calvin cycle protein CP12, producing MTQATDRPSQVTKMATAIAGNEISNSLEKAIVQALEEARAACQTSGDSSNECAVAWDIVEELQAERSHREAAQQRNSLDLYCIEYPESLECLIYDV
- a CDS encoding GNAT family N-acetyltransferase, yielding MKDIQRRQATQADYDFLHDLHQQTFRLYVEQTWGWDDQQQVELFRQSHQNLDESPFEILCLEEKEIGCIAIEDKGDFLFLDYIAISPDYQNRGLGTQLIGELLELGKSRGIQVRLNVIKVNPARKLYERLGFQIVGSDEYRYYMRV
- a CDS encoding aldo/keto reductase; the encoded protein is METKQLGNTGVTISAIGLGGMPMSLSSRPPETQAIETIHRALDLGVTLIDTADSYCKDESDKHHNERLIHQALQQYQGDASNVVVATKGGLMRPGGSWTRNGNPDHLRETIRISFEAFGGEKPIDLWQYHAPDPNYTIEESLTPAKEAVAAGTIRYVGVSNFSVEQIKRARDVVDIVSVQNQYNPWQRQPETDGVLEYCEREGLTFLPWSPLGGSRRVASLPDIPAIAQLAKTKSVSVYAIVLAWLRAKSPCVVPIPGASKASSIEDSVKSAQIQLSSEEVGQIDRATG
- a CDS encoding methyltransferase domain-containing protein; this encodes MTQTNLWTNADHVLWYLAKADKIPHRTEGEGVLLEQVPKTVERILDLGTGDGRLLGLLKIDRPQVQSVAIDFSPTMLEAARQRFAGDETVEIIAHNLDEPLPALGQFDAVVSSFAIHHLTHDRKRSLYEEIFSLLAPGGVFCNLEHVASPTQNLHDRFRQAIGIADEPDDPSNILLDVETQLKWLREICFIDVDCYWKWLELALLVGCVK